Proteins encoded by one window of Phenylobacterium soli:
- the rpsU gene encoding 30S ribosomal protein S21, with product MVQIFVRDNNVDQALKALKKKMQREGSFREMKRHVHYEKPSEKRARQKAEAVRRARKLARKRAQREGLIAAPKKPSR from the coding sequence CTGGTTCAGATTTTCGTCCGCGACAATAACGTCGACCAGGCCCTCAAGGCGCTGAAGAAGAAGATGCAGCGCGAGGGCTCGTTCCGCGAGATGAAGCGCCACGTCCATTACGAGAAGCCGTCCGAGAAGCGCGCCCGCCAGAAGGCGGAAGCCGTGCGCCGGGCCCGCAAGCTCGCCCGCAAGCGCGCCCAGCGCGAAGGCCTGATCGCGGCCCCCAAGAAGCCCAGCCGGTAA